From the genome of Hymenobacter cellulosilyticus, one region includes:
- the uraD gene encoding 2-oxo-4-hydroxy-4-carboxy-5-ureidoimidazoline decarboxylase, whose translation MTLSELNSLPAPSRAEALAKCCGATAWVAQLNAALPVPDADTLFQQAKTIWYDLSEADWREAFTHHPKIGDVNSLKEKFASTSQWAAGEQGAVKQASQDTLKALAAGNDAYEQKFGYIFIVCATGKSADEMLALLQARLPNSPAEEIHVAMAEQDKITRIRLEKLLAA comes from the coding sequence ATGACTCTTTCCGAACTCAATTCCCTCCCTGCTCCCTCCCGGGCCGAGGCCCTGGCCAAGTGCTGCGGCGCCACGGCCTGGGTAGCGCAGCTGAACGCCGCTTTACCTGTGCCCGACGCTGACACACTTTTTCAGCAGGCCAAAACCATCTGGTACGACCTCTCGGAAGCCGACTGGCGCGAGGCTTTCACCCACCACCCCAAAATCGGGGACGTCAACTCGCTCAAGGAAAAGTTTGCCAGCACCAGCCAGTGGGCCGCGGGTGAGCAAGGCGCCGTCAAGCAGGCTTCCCAGGACACACTGAAAGCCTTGGCCGCTGGCAACGACGCCTACGAGCAGAAGTTTGGCTACATCTTTATCGTGTGCGCCACGGGCAAGTCGGCCGACGAAATGCTGGCTTTGCTGCAGGCCCGGCTGCCCAATTCGCCCGCGGAAGAAATTCACGTAGCCATGGCTGAGCAGGATAAAATCACCCGGATTCGCCTCGAAAAACTCTTAGCCGCATGA